The window CGGGTCCATCATGCGAAAGGCGCCGACGACGATCAAAAATACCGTCGTCACGCCGCGGATGCCGTCGAGAAAGATCATGCCGCCGAGCGAATAGATGTTGATCGGCCCGGCGGCCAGCTCGATTCCGAACTCCGACAGCAGCCCGCGGAGAAAAACGTTCACGATCCCGCTTTGCGGCGTGAGCAGGAAAACGTAGGCGATCGAAAAGAGCAGGCCCGGCATGGCCATCGGAACGAGCAACAGGCTCCAGCACAAATTCCTGAGCGGCAGATTGGTTCGCTCCAGAAGCCAGGCGAAAAGAACCGCGATCGTCACCGTGATCGCCGTCCCCGCGCCGGCGAACCAGAGCGTGTTCAAGATCATCTTGTAGGTGAGGGCATTGGTGTACGCGACGCGATAGTTATTGAAAGTGAAAGGGCCGGGAGCGATGGGGTGTCCCGAGCGGAAGCTGCTGATGATCAACTGGCCGAGCGGAAACAGGATCAGCCAGAGAAGAATGCCGACGACCAGAATGAAAAAGAAGGTCGTCCCCGAAGGGACGCGCCATCGCGGCCGGATCATCTGACGATGGGAAGACCGGTCGCCTCGAGAATCTCTTTGAGGATCTCGTCGGCGCGGGATTGAATCTTCCAATCGTGCCAGACCACTTTCTTGCCTTTCAGCAACTTCGCCGTTTCCGTTCCGGGAACGAGCGGACTGCCGTCGAACTCAACCTCGTCGAGCGTTTTTTGCCCCTCGTCGGATAGAGACCATACGATGAAAAGCTTTCCCGCGTTGGGGCGCGATGCGCCGCGCGGCACGAAGATGACCTCTCCGGTGGGCACCGGCACGGGCTCGGGAAAGACAAAGCCCAGATGTTTGTCGCCGGCGTAGAGGAAACGTTCCTTGTAGGTGGGATAGGCGGCGCCGCAAATGATCGGGTATTCTCCGAGAGCGAGCTTGGTCATCGCCGCGGAACGAGAGCGCTCGAAGATCGTCTGGTTGGCGCCGAGCTGGCGGGCGTAAGCGAGGGTTTTTTCTTTTCCCCAGGCATCCGGCTGATAGAGCAGCTCGAGATAGTGCGGCCGGTTGTCCATCGCGATTTTCTTTTTCCATTTCGGATCGACGCAGTCCTCCCAGGTGAGCTTCTGTCCCACCTCGTCGGGGATGAGCTTCCGGTTGTAGGTGATGCCGAACAGTTGCGTCCGGTAGAGGACGCCCGCGCCGTCCGGATGAACGTGTTTGGGGTGAATTCCCAAGGAAAGCCAGTCGACCTTTTCTATGACGCTGGCTTTCAGGCTGATGGGAACCTGGGTCGCGCTGATGGCCGTTACGTCGTAAGTAACTCGTCCCGCCGCAAGCTCCGTCAGCACGCGCTCTCTTTCGCGCGATCCGCCGACGCGCTCATACTCGATTTTAACAGCAGGATAGCGCGCGTGGAACACATCGACGATCTTTTTGGCCGCCGGCTTTCCATTCTCCTCCCACCTCACGGTGAGGCCCACTTTTGCCCCGCCTTCTTTTTTCGCCCCTTCGATGATCTTTTGTAGCGCGGCCTTGTCCTGACTCCACGCCGAAACTGCGAAGCAAAGTATCAGGACGAATCCCCATAGGACTTTGAAGCGTCGCGCGACGAAATCGAAATTTTTCATTTGGTTCCTCTCACTTTTGCGTGCAATAAGGATGGGCCTGTCCCATCCGGCATTGCGCTCCCCCTTCGGCGAGCGCGGCCTCGAACTGTTGGTGGATCTTCGGGTCTTCGTCTTCATACTCCAGTTGAGTGCCGCCTTTCTTGATGCTCTCGCGGCGCGAGCCTTCGACCATCTTGACGAAAGGATAGCGCCAGTTGTTCCAGCGGAGCGCCAGGTAGCGCGCCCGCTCGGCGCCGGCGTTGAAATGCTGGTGCAGCCAGAGCTGCGGCGGAACGATCAGGCTTCCCGGTGCCCATTCGACGCGAGTCATTTCTCCGGTGTGCTGCGGCCAGAGAAGGGAATAGCCGCGCCCGGTCAAGATGAGCACGTGGGCGCCCGGCCCGTGAAAGTGAGCCTTCTTGTAGGTGCCGACGGCAAACTCCGAGATGTGCGCCGCCATGATTTGCCCGGCGAGATCGAACTTCATGTTTCTCGCGCCGGGCCCGCGCTCGTTTTGTTCGCTTAGCTCGAGGGTATGCGTGTCGGCGACGAGGTTGATCGACAACCAGGAGCGGCCGTAAAGTTTCCCCCGGCTGCTAAAATAATCGTCGTCCATGGGATCGAAGCGGTCTTTAAACGTGAAGTCATTCTTGAAGACGAAATCCGGATTGTGAAAGAGGTTCATGATGAACGGCAGGTTGGTGACGGCCAGATATCTCGCCGGCTCCGTGCCGCTGCCGTTGAAGTGCTGGTACCAGGCGTTCAACGGGATCGCGAAGAGGCTGCCGCGCTGCCATTCGAACATTTGCTTGTTCCCGTCTCGTTGCCATACGGTCGTCGCCCCCCGGCCGCTCGCGATGTAAACCATCTCTTCGTAAAGGTGTCGCTGCGGCTTTAGCTTCTCACCCGGAGGAATCTCGCAAACGTAGGCGTCGTTCGTGCCGCCCGCGCCGTCGAGGTTGATGAATGCGCCAAGACCGCCTTTGAGACTCCACGGCGCGACCTCGACCGTTTTGATATCCGGCACGTAAAGGCCGCTGATGACGGGGATGCCCTGGACGGCCTGCCACTCTTTATAGGTATCGACCCTGGGAGCCTGGGATTGATCGAATCTTTGGACTTCGAGCGCCATGTCAGAAT of the Candidatus Binatia bacterium genome contains:
- a CDS encoding extracellular solute-binding protein; the protein is MKNFDFVARRFKVLWGFVLILCFAVSAWSQDKAALQKIIEGAKKEGGAKVGLTVRWEENGKPAAKKIVDVFHARYPAVKIEYERVGGSRERERVLTELAAGRVTYDVTAISATQVPISLKASVIEKVDWLSLGIHPKHVHPDGAGVLYRTQLFGITYNRKLIPDEVGQKLTWEDCVDPKWKKKIAMDNRPHYLELLYQPDAWGKEKTLAYARQLGANQTIFERSRSAAMTKLALGEYPIICGAAYPTYKERFLYAGDKHLGFVFPEPVPVPTGEVIFVPRGASRPNAGKLFIVWSLSDEGQKTLDEVEFDGSPLVPGTETAKLLKGKKVVWHDWKIQSRADEILKEILEATGLPIVR
- a CDS encoding cupin domain-containing protein translates to MALEVQRFDQSQAPRVDTYKEWQAVQGIPVISGLYVPDIKTVEVAPWSLKGGLGAFINLDGAGGTNDAYVCEIPPGEKLKPQRHLYEEMVYIASGRGATTVWQRDGNKQMFEWQRGSLFAIPLNAWYQHFNGSGTEPARYLAVTNLPFIMNLFHNPDFVFKNDFTFKDRFDPMDDDYFSSRGKLYGRSWLSINLVADTHTLELSEQNERGPGARNMKFDLAGQIMAAHISEFAVGTYKKAHFHGPGAHVLILTGRGYSLLWPQHTGEMTRVEWAPGSLIVPPQLWLHQHFNAGAERARYLALRWNNWRYPFVKMVEGSRRESIKKGGTQLEYEDEDPKIHQQFEAALAEGGAQCRMGQAHPYCTQK